Proteins encoded within one genomic window of Anopheles gambiae chromosome 3, idAnoGambNW_F1_1, whole genome shotgun sequence:
- the LOC1280580 gene encoding guanine nucleotide-binding protein G(s) subunit alpha gives MGCFGSAGSKQSDSNSSEDTKSQKRRSDAITRQLQKDKQVYRATHRLLLLGAGESGKSTIVKQMRILHVNGFSDSERKQKIEDIKKNIRDAILTITGAMSTLTPPIQLEKPENQARVDYIQDYASGPDFNYPPEFYEHTEELWKDRGVQQTYERSNEYQLIDCAKYFLDRVSEIKQPNYTPTEQDILRCRVLTSGIFETRFQVDKVNFHMFDVGGQRDERRKWIQCFNDVTAIIFVTACSSYNMVLREDPTQNRLRESLDLFKSIWNNRWLRTISVILFLNKQDLLAEKIKAGKSKLSDYFGEFNRYQTPADAVCEMGEDPEVIRAKYFIRDEFLRISTASGDGKHYCYPHFTCAVDTENIKRVFNDCRDIIQRMHLRQYELL, from the exons ATGGGTTGCTTCGGCTCAGCCGGATCGAAACAGTCGGACTCGAACAGCTCCGAGGATACCAAGAGCCAGAAACGGCGCAGCGATGCGATTACGCGGCAACTCCAGAAGGACAAACAG GTGTACAGAGCGACGCACAGACTGTTACTACTCGGGGCCGGTGAGTCCGGCAAGTCCACCATCGTGAAACAGATGAGAATATTGCACGTGAACGGGTTTTCCGACAGTGAGCGGAAGCAGAAGATAGAGGACATTAAGAAGAACATTCGTGATGCTATCCTG ACAATTACCGGTGCAATGAGCACACTGACGCCGCCTATTCAGTTAGAGAAACCGGAAAATCAGGCACGGGTAGACTACATTCAGGATTATGCGTCAG GGCCTGATTTCAATTATCCACCGGAATTCTACGAGCACACCGAGGAGCTGTGGAAAGATCGCGGTGTCCAGCAGACGTACGAGCGATCGAACGAGTATCAATTAATTGATTGTGCTAAATA CTTTCTGGATCGTGTTAGTGAAATCAAGCAGCCTAACTATACTCCAACCGAGCAGGATATCCTGAGATGTCGTGTGCTAACCTCTGGCATTTTCGAAACTAGGTTTCAGGTTGATAAAGTGAATTTCCA CATGTTCGACGTCGGAGGGCAGCGTGACGAGCGACGTAAGTGGATCCAATGCTTCAACGATGTCACAGCAATCATCTTCGTGACGGCGTGCTCTAGTTATAATATGGTCCTGCGCGAAGATCCCACACAAAACCGGCTACGGGAGTCGCTGGATCTGTTTAAAAGTATTTGGAATAATCG ATGGTTACGGACTATATCCgttatattgtttttaaacaaGCAAGACTTACTGGCCGAAAAGATAAAGGCAGGCAAGAGCAAGCTGTCCGATTACTTTGGCGAGTTCAACCGTTACCAGACGCCAG CCGATGCCGTGTGCGAAATGGGCGAGGATCCAGAAGTGATTAgagcaaaatattttataagGGACGAGTTTTTG CGTATATCGACAGCGAGTGGCGATGGCAAACACTACTGCTATCCACACTTTACCTGCGCTGTAGATACGGAAAACATCAAGAGAGTTTTCAACGATTGTCGGGACATCATTCAGCGGATGCATCTGCGACAATATGAGTTGTTATAG